Part of the Niallia alba genome is shown below.
TGTTACAATGGTTGTGTATGTATGGAAGGGTGATTTCTTTCTTGGTATGCTAGTCGGCATTTCCATTCTTGGAACCTTGATTGTAGCAACAATAGCTGGGGCAATTATCCCTCTTATCATGCACAAGTTTAATATTGATCCTGCTGTTGCTTCAGGACCGTTTATTACAACAATTAATGATATTATCAGTATTTTGATTTATTTTGGTATGGCAACAATGTTTATGAGCTATTTAACCAATTAGAAAAAGAGGAGGGATAGCGATGGAACACGGTGCTTCTTTTGCATCACTAGTTATCGTTGTTACGGTTGCCTTGTTAACACCTATTATTCTTCAACGGCTAAAACTAAATATTATTCCAGTGGTTGTCGCGGAAATTTTAATGGGATTAATAATCGGAAAAAGTGGATTTAATCTAGTGGAGCAGGATATGTGGCTAGAGACTCTATCAACGTTAGGTTTTATCTTTTTAATGTTTTTAAGTGGCTTAGAGATAGATTTTTCCGCTTTTTCTAGTAAGAAAAAAAGAGAAACCCTTCCTAATGGAAAATTAGAGCCAAAATCCTTTCCGACAGCATCGCTTATTTTTGCCGCCATTCTTGTTCTATCAATCTTATTAAGCTTTTTATTTGTGCTCGCTGGTTTTGTTGAGAGTGCTTTCTTAATGACGATAATTATTGCAACTATTTCTTTAGGGGTAGTAGTTCCTACTTTAAAAGAAGCAAATATAATGAAGTCTGTTATTGGGCAAATTATCTTGCTTGTGGCAGTTATCGCAGACTTAGTCACAATGATTTTACTTGCCATTTTTGCGTCTATCCATGAATCAGGGGGAAATACTTGGCTCTTATTAATTCTTTTTGTAGCAGGGTTAATTCTGTACTTTGTTGGTAGAAGAATAAAAAATAATAAATTAATGGATACTCTTTCAAGAGGAACGGTACAAATCGGTACAAGAGCTGTATTTGCACTGATTATCTTTCTTGTCGCTTTATCAGAATCTGTCGGAGCGGAACATATTTTAGGAGCTTTTTTGGCAGGTGTGCTAGTGTCACTATTATCACCAAATGAGGAATTGGTTCATCAGTTAGATTCCTTTGGGTATGGATTTCTAATCCCAATTTTCTTTGTGATGATTGGTGTCGAGATGGATTTATGGTCGTTATTCACAGACCCTAAACTATTACTATTTATTCCGTTATTATTAATTGCCTTATTAGTCAGTAAGTTATTACCCATCTACTATTTAAAAAAATGGTATGATAACAAAACGATTGTGGCTTCTGGGTTTTTATTAACATCAACCTTGTCTCTTGTTATTGCAGCATCGACAATTGGTGAACGATTAAACATAATAACACCTCAAATGAGCGGAATCTTTATTCTAGTTGCTATTATCTCTTGTATTATTACTCCAATAGTCTTTAAAAAATTGTTCCCGAAAGATGTGGTTCAAGAAAAAGTGATAAAAGTTTCTATTATTGGAGTCAATCAAGTAACAATGCAAGTTTATCAAGAATTGAAGTCAACTCTGTATGATGTCACTTTCTATCATAAAAAACAAGAAAAACAGGATTTTCAAATTGCTGATTCCTTATTTGAAATTATTGAGTTGGAAAATTATTCGGAAGCGATTCTTCAACAAACAGATATCTATTTAGCCGATATTGTTGTAGTTTCGACCGGAGATTCCCTCTTAAATGCTGAGATGAGTCTTATGATAAAAAGGGCAGGAGTGGACCGAGTTATTTGTCGTGTGGAATCGATGGAGAACGAAGAGGAGTTACGAAGAGAAGATATCGAGGTTTTCTCCATGTTGACATCGACGAAGGCTTTATTAACAGCACTAATACAATCTCCAAATATTTTTGCTTTACTTGGCAATACGGAGACATCATTACATGAAATTACATTAAGAAATACAGATTTTGAAGGAATGTCTTTACGCTCATTCCCATTCACTGGAGATGTCATTTTCGTTCGCATCTTTAGAGGGTCTGATTTCGTTATTCCTCATGGAGATACGGAGTTACAGCTTCATGACCATCTTCTTGTAACGGGTTCACATGAGTATGTAACAGAATTAAAGCGGCAATTGGAATTTAATTTTAAATAAGCGAGTAATGAAGCTTTTTCTTCCTTTTTGGATAAAAGGAGGAGAAAGCTTTTTAGTTGGATGTAAATAGGGATTGCTACCTTATGCAGGGAGAAAAGGTAACAGAGAGGCATCACCACTGCCGTTTGTCCAAGAAAAAAGCAAAAGAGAAATAGAATCACCTTCCAAAACATAAAATTGATAAAAGTGCCTATTGTAACAGTGCTTTCTTTTTTTATTTTTTTGTAGTAAAATTAGTACTAGGTACTAATAACTTGTAATAGTATATAGGAGGAATAAGAATGACTTTTTCATTAAAAGGCAAAACCTATGTAGTAATGGGTGTAGCAAATAAAAGAAGTATTGCATGGGGAATTGCGACTTCCTTGCATAAAGCAGGTGCTCGTTTAATTTTCACTTATGCAGGGGAAAGATTAGAAAAAAGCGTTCGTGACCTTGTTGCTACTTTAGATTCAACAGATAGCATTGTATTACCATGTGATGTAACAAATGATCAAGAGATTGCTACATGCTTTGAAGCAATTAAAAAAGAAGTCGGAACAATTCATGGAATTGCTCACTGTATTGCGTTTGCTCATAAAGAAGAATTACAAGGCGACTATTTGAATACAACAAGAGACGGATTCTTGCTAGCACATAATATTAGCTCTTATTCATTAACAGCTGTAGCAAAAGAAGCGAAAGGACTAATGACAGAAGGCGGAAGCATTGTGACTTTAACGTATTTAGGCGGAGAGCGTGCGATTAGAAATTACAATGTAATGGGTGTAGCAAAAGCTTCTTTAGATGCTAGCGTTCGTTATTTAGCTGCTGATTTAGGAAAAGAAGGCATTCGTGTAAACTCCATTTCTGCAGGTCCAATTCGTACATTATCTGCAAAAGGAATTAGTGATTTTAATTCGATTCTAAAAGAAATCGAAGAACGTTCTCCACTTAGAAGAACAACTACTCCAGAAGAAGTAGGGGATACGGCATTATTCTTATTCAGTGATTTAGCAAGAGGAATTACTGGAGAAAATATTCATGTAGACTCAGGTTTTCATATTGTTGGTTAATTCCATTAAAGTAAAGGCAACCTATCCGTTAATTTTGGTGATTGGTTGCCTTTTGTTATTTCAACGTTTTAGAAAGTATAAGTTTTCTCACATTAATTTGGTGTCTAGCTCCCGGCACTTAGGAGATATTGGCTGATGGCCCGTTCTCTATTTACGATAAGTCAATATCGGCTCACTAACGCACTAATTTTACCTCAGGAACCTCACGTGTACTTCCAGTTTGTCCGTGTAAGCAGGTGCTTGTGCTTTTCTTGTTTCATTCATTCCTCTCCAGCTACTAATTATCCCTTTTTCGTTAATTAAAGTTACATATTAGGCAAATCATGCATACATTAGGATGAATCCTATAAAATTGTGTTGTTTATTTTAGGAGGTGAAATTTGATGTATAGTGAGAATGGTAAGCCTCAGCTTTCTCTGTCTGGTACAAAAATGATGGAAGGCAATATGCAAGTCAGCTATTCTGCGAAAATTTCCAAACAAAAACAATACAAAGAGCTAATGGAGAAAAAGCAGAAGGAAGAAATGCTACAAGAAATAAAAGAGCAAAAAGAGCAAGTAAAAGAAGGAGCGGAGAAACAAACAATTTCTAATCTCCAAGAACAAATCCAACATTATCAAGAGCAGCAGGCTGAAAAAACGCCAAGAAAACCAGCCTTTAAACGATTGAAGAGCTTTAAAGAAATGGAAATTATCGAGAAATTGGAGTACTTACTTAATTTTCCTAAACAGTTACCGCCCGTACCGTGTCTGGTTATAACTGCTAACGAAAATGTTCGTGGATTTGTTATTGATTTAAAAGAAGATAAAGTAGATATAAAGTTAATGGATCAGACCACCATCACTTTAAATATACCTGTGATTCAGGAAGTAAGAATGATTGGTATATAAATGCCTATTTATTAAGAGGGTTATTTCAATTAGATTCTGTGCCTAAAATATAGTGGTTTTACTACTATATTTCGAGCATTTATCAAATTGAAATAACCTTTTTTATTTATAGGTAGCATGTGTGTGGGGGAATTTATTTTAAATGAACGCCGCTTTAGTGCAAGAGAGAAAGGGGAAATTTGGGTTCATAAAGTGAATGAACGCTATTTTTGAACAAGAGAGCAAGAAAAAAGGCGTTCATAAAGCGAATGAATGCCATTTTTTCATAAAGCAAAAAAAAAACTTGCTTTTACGCAATCAGTCAGAAAGGATTAGTTATTTCATACTCCCTTAGCGTAAACAACAGGTATTAATTTTGGACTTCTCATTAACCTATTTTTAACAAATTCGTGAACAGATTTGAATCAGACTTGTCTAGTAACATGGCAAACTTTTTCTGCGCATAAAATGAAAACAGAGAGGAGTAAAACAAAATGGAGGCGCCTAAAAGACGTCCTCCGAGATAAAACATATACTAATTTCCGTTATTAGTCACAAATATTTAAGTCAACATCAGCGATACATTGAACAGCACAGAAGCATTTTAAGTCAACTGTTATGCAGCTTGAAGTACGACGGAATCCTTCTAATTCACAAATTTTGCTTAAGTCGATTCCTTTGTGTCCTACGATATCAAGTGTTTCTCTGTCTTTACCGATCGGAGCAAGAACTCTTAATACTGCGCAGCAGTTATCAAATACGTCCTCTACTCGGAAAAAGATGGATACACAGTTGCAGTCTGAACCTGTATAAAATGCATGGAATGGAGAGCCATCTGCAGTGCTTAAAACGAATACACGAGTATCTGCTTTGTTACGCTTTGTTGGAGATACAAGGGATCCTAGCGGCTCTGAGAAACAGTTAGTTTCGCATTCGCAAGTGTCTTCAGCGTTATCTTGGATATCTTTAATGGCACGAACCACTTCGCAAACACAGCTGGATGTACCGTAAATATCTTCTTTTTTTCCACAACCCATAATTGTTTTCCTCCTTGTTTGTTTCTTTCTTTATGTTTCTTACATTACTAACATATTGCCGAAGAGCCTTATGGGTTACGGACAAACGCCTTTTTTCTCAAAATTTGGGCGTTTGACCATTCGTATTGAATATCTTGGTCGATTAGAGAGGAGAATCTGGATGAATATCCATTGGATGGAGCTTTTTTTATTAATTTTGGCAAGTTTTCGTTTAACAAGATTAATCGTTTTTGATCAAATCACAGAATTTATTCGGGGAATTTTCTTGGAAGAAGTAAAAGAACAAAATAAAGATGGGCAGATAGAAGTTTATATTGTTCCTAAATCAGGAAAGATTCGCAGGTTTTTTGGTGAATTAATCAGCTGTTATTGGTGTACTGGTGTGTGGGTTGCTATCTTTCTTACTATTTTATATTATTTCTTTCCAAGCATTTGTGAACCTTTTGTTCTCGTCTTTGCCATAGCTGGAGCTGCTTCTTTGATAGAAGCTGTTTTACAAAGACTGTTTGTTGAATAGTTACTAGTAGGTAGGCTGGTTATTTACACATACAGTTTTGACCATCATACAATGTGATAAGCACATTATTCGTGCATAGATAATTATATTGGAGGGATTGGAGTTGCTAGGAAAAAAAGTACCTAAAGTAACTGAACCAAAAAAACCACAACCAACTAAAAGCAAAAGAAAAAAATCTGGATGTAATTGTGGAAAAAAATTATCAAAATAAGCAAAATGCCCGACTTTGTGCGGGTATTTTTTTTGTACTCAAAAGTTAGTTTGAAAAAATTGGATGTCTTTTGTTTTGGAAATATCTAATAAATAATGCTTAATAAGAAAAAAATAAAGATACATCAATTCATCATTTACATAGGAAGGGAAGAATATGACGAATAAAAAGTATGCCTTTTATATTTTAATTTTTAGCATATGTGTATTCTTAACTGGTTGTGAGAAAGAAACTCCGAATAGCAGATGGTCTATGCTGAAAAAGGTAGATCCAGCTCCAATCGCTCTTTATACGGAGACAGCAGCCGGTCAAGAGGAATTGCTCCAAGGAATAAAAGAAGAAACAAGTATGATGCCATCTATTTATGATGTAGCTGTGATTAAAGGGAAAAAGGATACATTAGTTGCCTATAAGGTAAAGCAGATGGCCCGTTTCAAAATGAAACGAATTGAAAAAGAATTAACAGAAAAGCTGAAATCAAAATATCCAGATGAAAAATTCACGGTTTCCAGTGATTTTAAAATTTTCTTAGAAACCATTCGCTTATGGGATAAAACCCAAGAGCCAGACTTTAGCAAAGAAAAAGCGGAAAAGCGTTTAAAAGAAATTATTAAACTAAATAATGAATTGACGTAAGGAGGGCAAAAAGTGGCAGATAGTAAAAGAAAGAATAAAACACCAGAACAACAGCAATATGAAAAATTCGAACAAAAATATGAAACAAAACGGCCTGTTCTAAAAAATTGCATAAAAGCATTTTTTGTCGGCGGGTTTATTTGTATGATAGGACAGCTCATTTCCTATTTCTATATTTATTTCTTTCATTTTACAGAACAAACATCTAGTAATCCGACAACAGCAACGGTTATTTTTCTCTCTATGTTATTGACGGGGTTTGGAATTTATGATCGATTAGGACAATTTGCAGGAGCAGGAAGCGCAGTTCCTGTATCAGGATTTGGTAATAGTATTATTTCTGCAGCTATTGAACATCGTACAGAAGGATTTGTACTTGGAGTTGGCGGAAATATCTTCAAACTTGCTGGTTCGGTTATTTTATTCGGAGTATTTTCTGCATTTGTAGTAGCGCTTATTAAAACAATATTTATTATGATGACGGGGGGATTCTAATGCTTCAGGGAAAACAATCCTGGGTTTTTCAAAATCATCCAGTAATAAAAGCTACCGGGGTATCTGGCGGTCCCTTTGAAGCAAATGGAATGCTAGCTGATGATTTTGACATATTGCATGATGATTTATGGATGGGGAAAACCTCTTATGAACAAGCCCATCGCATTTTATTAGAAGAAGCGGCACAAACAGCTTTAAAAAAAGCAGAAACCAAGCCAGAAGATACACAGTTTTTTTTAGCTGGTGATTTAATCAACCAAATTACGCCCTCAAGCTTTGCAGCAAGAGATTTAAAAATACCTTATTTCGGGTTATTTGGCGCTTGCTCAACGTCTATGGAAGGCTTAGCACTTGCTTCTTTTATGGTTAACTATCAAGGGGCAAATAATGTCTTAACAGGTGCCTCTAGTCATAATGCAGCCGTAGAAAAGCAATTTCGTTATCCAACGGAATATGGTGGTCAGAAGCCGCCAACAGCTCAATGGACCGTAACGGGTGCTGGCGTTGCCTTAGTTACCAAAAATCAATCAAATGAGCAACTACCGTATACAACTTCTGCGACAATTGGAAAAGTTGTAGATATGGGATTAGCAGATCCTTTTAATATGGGTGGGGCAATGGCTCCAGCTGCTGCAGATACCATCCTTACTCATTTTCAAGATTTGAATTTGGATCCTTCTCACTATGACTTAATTGTAACAGGTGATTTAGGGAAAATCGGTAGAGAAACGGCAATAGGGCTTTTAAAGGAAAAAGGCTTGGCGATCGATGAAAATAAAATGAAAGATTGTGGATTATTAATTTATACAAATGAGCAGCCTGTGCAATCTGGAGGCAGTGGAGCGGGATGTTCTGCTACTGTACTGTATGGACATTTATTAAATGAAATGAAAAAAGGGATGTATAAAAGAATTCTATTAGTAGCAACTGGTGCACTTCTTTCTCCACTAACTGTGCAACAAAATGAATCAATCCCTTGTATCGCTCACGCTGTATCAATTGAAATCTAATCAGTAAGACAGGGTATCAAGTTTCCCCTGTTAATTGTTATAGGGAATGAAATAAAGGAAAAGGAGGAATTACTATGCTTCCAATGTTTTTTTGGGCATTTGTCATAGGTGGAATTATTTGTGTTATTGGACAGCTTATGTTTGATGTTGCTAAGCTAACCCCTGCACATACATTAACGACATTAGTTGTTGCTGGTGCGATATTGGATGGATTTGGATTATACGAGCCATTTGCTGATTTTGCAGGCGCAGGTGCTACAATTCCAATTACGAGTTTTGGTAATGCATTAGTGCACGGGGCAATGCAAGAGGCAGAAAAGCACGGTATAATCGGCGTATTAACTGGAATGTTCGAAGTAACAAGCTCAGGGATATCTGCTGCTATTATATTTGGTTTTATCGGTGCATTGCTGTTTAAGCCTAAGGGGTAAATACTGATATAAAAGGAATTAATTTTTATGAAAGAATGAATAGGATAACTAGGGGTCTTGATATGGATGAATTAATTAGTACAATTATCCGATCTATCTTGATTATTATCAGTTTGTTTTTTATTACAAAACTTCTCGGTAAAAAGCAACTTTCAAAGCTTTCCTTTTTCGAATATATTGTTGGAATAACAGTTGGAGATATTGCTGGGTCTATATCATTGGACTCTACGTTGAAAATAGTAGATGGGGTTGCTTCTATTGTCATTTGGACATGTATTCCTATTACAATCAGTTATCTATCTTTAAAGTACAAACGCTTTAGAGATTTTGTGGAAGGCACACCAACTGTGTTTATTAAAGATGGTAACGTAATCGAAAAGCATCTAAAAAAAGAAAAGTATAGTATAGATGAATTATTGGAGCAATTACGAATCAAGGCTATCTTTCGAGTAGAAGATGTGGAATTTGCTACATTAGAAGCAAATGGGGAATTAAGTGTCCTTTTAAAAAAAGCAAAACAGCCTTTACTTGTAGAGGATATGATCGATTTACCACCTGTTGAAAAAGAGTTATATACTATTATTATGGACGGCAAAATTAATAAAAGTACTTTAGAAAAATGTAACCTTACGGAGAAATGGGTATATTCAGCACTTAGAAAAAGAGGAATACATTTAAGTGAAGTATTTCTCGCGCAAATAGATTATCAAGGAGAGCTAACTTTTGATTTTTATGATTAGAATAACTCGGTGTTGAAATATACTTAAAGCATAATTTTTTTCATGACATTCGTACATTCTAATTATTATTAGTAGCTTGCCTATACATAAACTTCAATTCTCCATATTCTGATAATGAGTACAAGGAGAAACGAGGTGAAGTAGGAATGTGTTATGGTGGATATGGCTATGGCGGCGGCTATGGCGGTGGAGGATATGGTATCTCTTCCTTTGCATTAATCGTTGTTTTATTTATCCTTTTAGTTATCGTAGGAGCTAGCTTCTACAACTAATCAATTAGTTAATGGGGAAAGGAGTTCTCTTTCATAGAGAGCTCCTTTTTATTTGGCTGTTTTCTAAAGGATTGTTGTTTATTCAATAGGAAAAAAGAATTAGTTGGAAAAATGGAGCAGCCGGAATACACGAAGACGCCACGGGGATTAGCGAGACAGTCTGAGACCCCGGAGGCGAAGTGAGGAGGCTTAAGCTTAGCCCCACGGAAAGCGAAGTGTATTCCGGCTGCGGGTAATCGCAACAAACTTTACGAAAACAGCCTTTTATTTTAATAAGCCTTTTATTCATTTTTTGTTTTCTTTTCTTATGTTCTCACCTTTTTTTCTTTGTTTCATACAATGTAAAGTAGCTCATCGAAGGAGGAAACACAGGTATGAACAATAATTTCTTTAAAAATATCGAGTCAAAAACTGGCGTAAATATGAAAGATATTTTGGAACTAGCGAATTCCTTACAAAATGCTAATTTTAAAGATGAAAAAACAGTGAGAAGTGTTATTCGCAGAGTATCACAAATAGCTGGAAAGTCTGTTCCGAAACAAACAGAGGATAAAATCGTTCAATCTATTGTAAAAGACGGCAAACAGCTTGATTTCAATACTTTATCTAATATGATTAATAAAAAGTAAGGAATAAGGAAGGGTAACTACTCGAATTCATGACATAGTTACCCTATTTTTTTTAAAATAGAAACTCATATTATTGGGCAATCTTTTTTTTCAGAAGTAAAAGCTGTTATCGACAAGGGAGATAAAAAACGCGAAGCCTTTGCTTTTTTGCCTCTTAAATACATAGGAATTGATAAAAATAGTTCTTGTTGTGCCCTTGTCATTGCAACATACAAAAGACGACGTTCTTCTTCTAACGGAATGATGTTGTTATTGCGGAATGAATCTAATGCAAAGTCATGAGGGATAGATCCATCAACCGTACCAAGAATATAGACCGTTTTATATTCTAAACCTTTTGCACGATGAATCGTACTTAAGCTGATGACATTCTCTTCATTTTTGAATTGTTTTCGCAATTCTTCATTCATCGCTATCATATGATCCGTATATTGTACAAATTCTTTAATTGATTGAAATTTGCGGGCAACAACCTTTAAATCGCGGATATCATCTGACCCTTTATCCCACTGATTTCCTTCATTGCCTCGTTTTTTGATGAACTCCTGGAAGCCTAGTTCTTTTTCAATATAATTTATCGCATCTAAAGGAGAATAACGAATTAATCGTTTTATTATTTCTGGAATCTTTTTTAATCTGCTTTCTTGAAAGGCAAAGCCTGTTTTAATAAAAACAAGACAATCTAAAAAGCTGCAATCTTCTAGAATACTTGTTGCTTTAATATCCTGTAACACGGTTTTTTTCAAAAACAGGGTAGGAAGAATATCGGCAACAGCCTGCTGATTATCTGGATCATGGATAAGTTTTAAATAAGCCATCATACTTTTGACGATAAATCTTTGATAGAAGGAGCCAGTATCTTGTTCTAAACGAAATGGCAGACTAGACGAAGCAAGTCGCTCAAACATAGCCCGACTATTTGTATTTGTCCGAAATAAAATCGCAAAATCCTTAGGCTCATACCCCATC
Proteins encoded:
- a CDS encoding monovalent cation:proton antiporter family protein, which codes for MEHGASFASLVIVVTVALLTPIILQRLKLNIIPVVVAEILMGLIIGKSGFNLVEQDMWLETLSTLGFIFLMFLSGLEIDFSAFSSKKKRETLPNGKLEPKSFPTASLIFAAILVLSILLSFLFVLAGFVESAFLMTIIIATISLGVVVPTLKEANIMKSVIGQIILLVAVIADLVTMILLAIFASIHESGGNTWLLLILFVAGLILYFVGRRIKNNKLMDTLSRGTVQIGTRAVFALIIFLVALSESVGAEHILGAFLAGVLVSLLSPNEELVHQLDSFGYGFLIPIFFVMIGVEMDLWSLFTDPKLLLFIPLLLIALLVSKLLPIYYLKKWYDNKTIVASGFLLTSTLSLVIAASTIGERLNIITPQMSGIFILVAIISCIITPIVFKKLFPKDVVQEKVIKVSIIGVNQVTMQVYQELKSTLYDVTFYHKKQEKQDFQIADSLFEIIELENYSEAILQQTDIYLADIVVVSTGDSLLNAEMSLMIKRAGVDRVICRVESMENEEELRREDIEVFSMLTSTKALLTALIQSPNIFALLGNTETSLHEITLRNTDFEGMSLRSFPFTGDVIFVRIFRGSDFVIPHGDTELQLHDHLLVTGSHEYVTELKRQLEFNFK
- the fabI gene encoding enoyl-ACP reductase FabI, whose protein sequence is MTFSLKGKTYVVMGVANKRSIAWGIATSLHKAGARLIFTYAGERLEKSVRDLVATLDSTDSIVLPCDVTNDQEIATCFEAIKKEVGTIHGIAHCIAFAHKEELQGDYLNTTRDGFLLAHNISSYSLTAVAKEAKGLMTEGGSIVTLTYLGGERAIRNYNVMGVAKASLDASVRYLAADLGKEGIRVNSISAGPIRTLSAKGISDFNSILKEIEERSPLRRTTTPEEVGDTALFLFSDLARGITGENIHVDSGFHIVG
- a CDS encoding CotO family spore coat protein, translating into MYSENGKPQLSLSGTKMMEGNMQVSYSAKISKQKQYKELMEKKQKEEMLQEIKEQKEQVKEGAEKQTISNLQEQIQHYQEQQAEKTPRKPAFKRLKSFKEMEIIEKLEYLLNFPKQLPPVPCLVITANENVRGFVIDLKEDKVDIKLMDQTTITLNIPVIQEVRMIGI
- a CDS encoding CotY/CotZ family spore coat protein; its protein translation is MGCGKKEDIYGTSSCVCEVVRAIKDIQDNAEDTCECETNCFSEPLGSLVSPTKRNKADTRVFVLSTADGSPFHAFYTGSDCNCVSIFFRVEDVFDNCCAVLRVLAPIGKDRETLDIVGHKGIDLSKICELEGFRRTSSCITVDLKCFCAVQCIADVDLNICD
- a CDS encoding DUF1360 domain-containing protein gives rise to the protein MNIHWMELFLLILASFRLTRLIVFDQITEFIRGIFLEEVKEQNKDGQIEVYIVPKSGKIRRFFGELISCYWCTGVWVAIFLTILYYFFPSICEPFVLVFAIAGAASLIEAVLQRLFVE
- the spoVAC gene encoding stage V sporulation protein AC; the protein is MADSKRKNKTPEQQQYEKFEQKYETKRPVLKNCIKAFFVGGFICMIGQLISYFYIYFFHFTEQTSSNPTTATVIFLSMLLTGFGIYDRLGQFAGAGSAVPVSGFGNSIISAAIEHRTEGFVLGVGGNIFKLAGSVILFGVFSAFVVALIKTIFIMMTGGF
- the spoVAD gene encoding stage V sporulation protein AD: MLQGKQSWVFQNHPVIKATGVSGGPFEANGMLADDFDILHDDLWMGKTSYEQAHRILLEEAAQTALKKAETKPEDTQFFLAGDLINQITPSSFAARDLKIPYFGLFGACSTSMEGLALASFMVNYQGANNVLTGASSHNAAVEKQFRYPTEYGGQKPPTAQWTVTGAGVALVTKNQSNEQLPYTTSATIGKVVDMGLADPFNMGGAMAPAAADTILTHFQDLNLDPSHYDLIVTGDLGKIGRETAIGLLKEKGLAIDENKMKDCGLLIYTNEQPVQSGGSGAGCSATVLYGHLLNEMKKGMYKRILLVATGALLSPLTVQQNESIPCIAHAVSIEI
- the spoVAE gene encoding stage V sporulation protein AE, whose amino-acid sequence is MLPMFFWAFVIGGIICVIGQLMFDVAKLTPAHTLTTLVVAGAILDGFGLYEPFADFAGAGATIPITSFGNALVHGAMQEAEKHGIIGVLTGMFEVTSSGISAAIIFGFIGALLFKPKG
- a CDS encoding DUF421 domain-containing protein, producing MDELISTIIRSILIIISLFFITKLLGKKQLSKLSFFEYIVGITVGDIAGSISLDSTLKIVDGVASIVIWTCIPITISYLSLKYKRFRDFVEGTPTVFIKDGNVIEKHLKKEKYSIDELLEQLRIKAIFRVEDVEFATLEANGELSVLLKKAKQPLLVEDMIDLPPVEKELYTIIMDGKINKSTLEKCNLTEKWVYSALRKRGIHLSEVFLAQIDYQGELTFDFYD
- a CDS encoding YjcZ family sporulation protein, whose translation is MCYGGYGYGGGYGGGGYGISSFALIVVLFILLVIVGASFYN
- a CDS encoding stage VI sporulation protein F, with amino-acid sequence MNNNFFKNIESKTGVNMKDILELANSLQNANFKDEKTVRSVIRRVSQIAGKSVPKQTEDKIVQSIVKDGKQLDFNTLSNMINKK